GCTGGTGACCTCCAACCTCGTCAACATCGTCTCCGCCAACTACTTCGGCATCAGCTTCAACGACTATGCGGCGGTGATGGTGCCGGTGAACCTCGTCTCGCTGGCGGCCACGCTGGGCGTGCTCTGGCTGGCCTATCGCCGGCAGGTGGCGCTGCATTACCCGCTCGACAAACTGGAAGCGCCGTCCAGCGTCATTCGCGACCGGCTGGTCTTCCGCGCCGCCTTCCCGCTGCTCGCGGTGCTCTTCATCGCCTATTTCGTGCTGGGCCCGATGGGCGTGCCGGTGGCGGTGGTCACGGGCGCGGCGGCGGCCATCCTGCTGGTGCTGGCGGCGCGCTGGCACAATGGCGGCGGCGCCGTGCTGCCCATCGCCCGCGTGATGCGCGAGGCCCCCTGGCAGATCGTCATCTTCTCCCTGGGCATGTATCTGGTGGTCTATGGCCTGCGGAATGCCGGGCTGACCGATCATCTGGCGGCAGTGCTGGTCTGGCTGGCCGGGCATGGCCCCTGGGCCGCCACCATCGGCACCGGCTTCGGCGCCGCCCTGCTCTCCTCCGTCATGAACAACCTGCCGGGCGTGCTGCTGGGCGCGCTCTCCATCGAGCAGGCGCATGGCATCCCCGAGCAGACGCGGGCGCTGATGATCTATGCCAATGTCATCGGCTGCGACCTCGGCCCGAAATTCACGCCGATCGGCAGCCTCGCCACGCTGCTCTGGCTGCATATCCTGGCGCGCAAGGGCATCCGCATCAGCTGGGGCCAGTATATGCGCGTGGGCCTGGCCATCACGCCGCCGGTGCTGCTGGTGACGCTGGCGGCGCTGGCCTTCTGGCTGCCGCTGGTCGAAGGAAGCTGAGAAGGACCATGACCGAGCACCCCATTCCATCCATGCCCGCACTGCGCGCCGACCTGCTGGCGCCGCCCGACCCCGCGCGGCTGGAACCCGCCCGCCGCGCGCAGCACCCGCCACGCATCCTGCTGCTCTATGGCTCGCTGCGCGAACGCTCCTACAGCCGCCTGCTGGTGGAGGAGGCGGAGCGCCTGCTGCGCCTGATGGGGGCGGAGACCCGCATCTTCGACCCGCGCGACCTGCCGGTGGCCAATAGCGTGCCGAAGGACCACCCGAAGGTGCGGGAGCTGCGCGAGCTCTCCCTCTGGTCCGAGGGCCAGGTCTGGTGCAGCCCGGAAGTGCATGGCGCCATCACCGGGGTCTTCAAGAACCAGATCGACTGGCTGCCGCTCTCGGATGGCGCGGTCCGCCCGACCCAGGGCCGCACCCTGGCGGTGATGCAGGTCTCCGGCGGCTCGCAGAGCTTCAATGCCGTCAATACGCTGCGCCTGCTGGGACGCTGGATGCGGATGGTCACCATCCCCAACCAGTCCAGCGTGCCCAAGGCCTATGAGCAGTTCGACGAGGCCGGACGGATGCTGCCCGGCCCGCTCTATGACCGCGTGGTGGATGTGATGGAGGAGCTGCTGCGCTTCACTTGGCTGCTGCGCGACCGCGCCGACTACCTGGTGGACCGCTATAGCGAGCGGAAGGCCGCCTTCAGGCTGCCGGACGCGCTGTGAGAGAACGGGGTTCCGCCAGCTCCGGCGGAATCCCGTTCGCCTGCCGGGTCAGGCGGCCAGGGCTTCGTCCGCCGGGCCGAAGAACTCGTAGCGGATGCGCGCCGCCGGCACGCCCAGCCGTGTCAGGCCCTCGACGAAAAGCCGCAGGAAGGGGCGCGGCCCGCAGAGGTAGTAATCCGCCTCCGCCACCGGCGTATTCGCCTTCAGCCAGTCCAGAGTGATCCGCCCCTCCACGTCATAGTCGTGGCCCTTCCGGTCTCCGGGTCACGGCGATCCGGCCGCCGGAAGCCGCCGCCAGCGCACGGGCTTCGGCGCCCAACGCATGGGTCGCGCCGGACTGCGTGCCATGGACGAAATGGATGGGCGCCGCCTCCGGCATGGCCGCCGCGGCCTGCATCATGCTCATCAGCGGGGTCTGGCCGACGCCGCCGCTCAGCAGCACCAGCGGCCGCTCGGGCCGGCTGGCCAGGAAGAACTCGCCGGCCGGCGCCGCCACCTTCAGCACCGCGCCCGGCCGCACTGGCCGCCTTCATGGCGGTGCTGGACAGCAGGACCCTGGCCGACCTGCTGGCGCAGGACAGCGCGACCCTGGCCCTGCGCCTCGGCCTCACCCCGCCCGATGTCCCGCCGCGCATCACCATCGGCGGGACTGCCGGCTGACGCGGGCTGGCTAGATCACCAGCCCCCCGTTCACATGCAGCACCTGCCCCGTGACATAGCCGGCGGCGGGCGAAGCCAGGAAGGCGATGGCCGCCGCCACCTCCTCCGGCAGTCCGATCCGCCCGAGCGGGATGCGGGAAAGCATGGCCTGCCGCGCCGCCTCGTCCACCGCCGCATGGGCCTGGGCATCCTTGCGGATATAGCCGGGGGAGACGGCATTCACCGTCACCGCCGGCGCCCATTCCACCGCCAGCGATTTCACCAGCGCTTCCACCCCCGCCTTGGCGGCCGCCGTGGCGGGGAACAGCGTCGAATCCGGCCGGAAGCTGTGCGCGACGAAGGAGGAGACGGCGACGAAGCGCGGCGCCTCCCCCCGCGCCAGCAGCGGCCCCGCCGCCCGCGCCAGCCGCAGCAGCGCCCAGAGCACCGTGTCCTGCGTGCGGGCGAAGCCCTCATCCGTCAGGCTCATCACCGGCGTGCGGTCAGCGAAGCCGGCATTGGAGACGACGACATCCAGCCCGCCCAGCGCCCCGGCGGCCTGCTCCACCAGCGCCTCGGCCGCGCCGGGCCGCGCCAGGTCGGACAGCAGCACATGCGCCTCCGCCCCCGCCTCCCGCGCCGCGGCGGCGACGCGCTCGGCACCTTCCCGGTTGCCGCGGGCATGGACGGCCAGCCGCACTCCCGGCGCCGCCAGCGCCCGGCATGTGGCGGCGCCGATGCCGCTCGAACCGCCCGTCACCAAGATCGCCCGTCCCGCCATGCCCCGCTCCCGCGCCTGTTCCCCGGCAGGATAGGCTGGCTGCCTTGCGCCCCCAAGTGGCCCCGCCCATGCTGCCGCGCCGGGCCCAAAGCCGGCCCAGCGCAAGAATCGCAGGAGGAGACAAGCGGATGCTGACAGTGCTGGAGCCGGAACGGCTCTACCCCGATACCGCCGAGGAACAGCGCATCCTGGGCCCGGATGTGCGGGTGCTGCATGGCGGCGGCGAAGGCTCCATCGCCCAGCTGCCCGATGAGGTCTGCGCCGAGGTGGACGGGCTGTTCGTCTTCCGCAACTGGCTGAGCGCCGCCGATATCGCCCGCTTCCCGAAGCTCAGGGTCGTGGTCCGCATGGGCGTCGGCTACGACCGGCTGGACCGCGCCGCCCTGGCCGCGCGCGGCGTGAAGGTCTGCAACGTGCCGGATTACGGCACCACCGAGGTCGCGGACCACGCCATCACCCTGGCGCTGGCGCTGCGGCGCGGCATCACGATGCATCACGACCTGCAGCGGGCCGATCCGCCGGCCCCCTGGGCCTATGTCGCCACCCCCATCCACCAGCGGATGGGCGACCAGACCTACGGCATCCTCGGCCTCGGCCGCATCGGCACCGCCGTCGCGCTGCGCGCCAAGGCCTTCGGCTGCCGCGTGGTCTTCCATGACCCCTATCTGCCCAATGGCGTGGAACGCGCCCTCGGGATCGAGCGGGCGCGGACGAAGGAGGAGCTGCTGGCCCGCTCCAACATCCTCTCCCTGCATGCGCCGCTGACGCGCAACACCCGCGGCCTCGTGGGGGAGAAGGAGCTGCGGACCCTGCCGGCCGGCGCCGTGGTGGTGAACACCGCCCGCGGTCCGATGCTGGATATCGAAGCCCTTTATAATGTGCTGCGTGACGGCCACCTGGCGGCGGCGGGGCTGGATGTCATCCCGGACGAGCCGCCGGTCGAGCCCATTCCCCGCCTGCTGGCGGCCTACCGGGCGCGCGAGGCCTGGCTGGAAGGGCGCCTGATCATCACCCCCCACAGCGCCTTCTACACGCCGCAGGCCTATGGCGACATCCGCACCAAGAGCGCCGAGACCATGCGGGACGTGTTGCTGGAAGGAGTTGGCAGCAATGTGATCACGCCAGAGATGGATTGACGAAATGCAATTATTTCGCATCCGGAGTTTTCCAACGTTACGAAAAGCTACTGGCACTACAGGATATTTTTACGCGTAAGGAAAAAAACCGCCCTTCCACACCTCATCTCTGGCCCCCTGCCCGCCTACACGCTCCGGTAGATGTGTTCGCATGTGCAGCATGTTATGTGCGACTAGGCTTCGGCTTACGGATTTTTTACGTGTAGCCCGTCTGGTGGCGGCTGGGAGTGAATGGAGGATAGCGGTGCATGTGATCCTCGACGTATCCCGGCTTCTGATATGTGGATGGCGTCAGACTCCCTCGGGTATCGACCGGGTGGAGCTGGCTTATGCGCGGCGCTGGCTCCAGGTCCCCGTCAGGGATCGCAGCTTCGTCGCGCAGGACCTGCGGGGCGGCTTC
This genomic window from Roseomonas marmotae contains:
- a CDS encoding arsenic transporter; protein product: MLALAIFLVTLTFVIWQPRGLGIGWSAMGGAALALLTGAIGWADVPVVWDIVWDATFTFVALIVISLLLDEAGFFQWAALHVARWGGGRGRVLFPLLVVLGAITSAFFANDGAALLLTPIVVAILLRLDFPPAATLAFVVATGFVADTTSLPLVTSNLVNIVSANYFGISFNDYAAVMVPVNLVSLAATLGVLWLAYRRQVALHYPLDKLEAPSSVIRDRLVFRAAFPLLAVLFIAYFVLGPMGVPVAVVTGAAAAILLVLAARWHNGGGAVLPIARVMREAPWQIVIFSLGMYLVVYGLRNAGLTDHLAAVLVWLAGHGPWAATIGTGFGAALLSSVMNNLPGVLLGALSIEQAHGIPEQTRALMIYANVIGCDLGPKFTPIGSLATLLWLHILARKGIRISWGQYMRVGLAITPPVLLVTLAALAFWLPLVEGS
- the arsH gene encoding arsenical resistance protein ArsH, which gives rise to MTEHPIPSMPALRADLLAPPDPARLEPARRAQHPPRILLLYGSLRERSYSRLLVEEAERLLRLMGAETRIFDPRDLPVANSVPKDHPKVRELRELSLWSEGQVWCSPEVHGAITGVFKNQIDWLPLSDGAVRPTQGRTLAVMQVSGGSQSFNAVNTLRLLGRWMRMVTIPNQSSVPKAYEQFDEAGRMLPGPLYDRVVDVMEELLRFTWLLRDRADYLVDRYSERKAAFRLPDAL
- a CDS encoding SDR family NAD(P)-dependent oxidoreductase — its product is MTGGSSGIGAATCRALAAPGVRLAVHARGNREGAERVAAAAREAGAEAHVLLSDLARPGAAEALVEQAAGALGGLDVVVSNAGFADRTPVMSLTDEGFARTQDTVLWALLRLARAAGPLLARGEAPRFVAVSSFVAHSFRPDSTLFPATAAAKAGVEALVKSLAVEWAPAVTVNAVSPGYIRKDAQAHAAVDEAARQAMLSRIPLGRIGLPEEVAAAIAFLASPAAGYVTGQVLHVNGGLVI
- a CDS encoding C-terminal binding protein, whose amino-acid sequence is MLTVLEPERLYPDTAEEQRILGPDVRVLHGGGEGSIAQLPDEVCAEVDGLFVFRNWLSAADIARFPKLRVVVRMGVGYDRLDRAALAARGVKVCNVPDYGTTEVADHAITLALALRRGITMHHDLQRADPPAPWAYVATPIHQRMGDQTYGILGLGRIGTAVALRAKAFGCRVVFHDPYLPNGVERALGIERARTKEELLARSNILSLHAPLTRNTRGLVGEKELRTLPAGAVVVNTARGPMLDIEALYNVLRDGHLAAAGLDVIPDEPPVEPIPRLLAAYRAREAWLEGRLIITPHSAFYTPQAYGDIRTKSAETMRDVLLEGVGSNVITPEMD